The genomic window CTATTTAGCTATGTCGATTTTTCCATATGCCGTATATTTAGTACTTTGGGAATTATACGATCCAGAAAGTTTGGATTAAGAAAGTCTAAGTAAGTACTGTAAAAGTTTCACACTTTTGTAACTATGTAAAATATAACTTTCTTTTAAAGATTTGTCATTCCCAAAAAAAGTCGAGAATTGGTAATCTATAAGATTTGATAGTCTTCGTTTCTGGTTTAAGGGATGttcttttaaaatatgtttctctgtaaaattaaatatatatatataaatgatttatcataaaaatcatgaaaaaaaatacttgCTTATGTGGCCATATTGATAAAGGTTTCGGAAAACTATCATGTATTGCAAGTACTTTTTTAGTAGTTTTACGTTTGGAAAGCAAATGTTTCGATCCTCCGATTACATTAATTGCAGATAGTTTGTGTGGAACCATTTTTATTCTCGGACTTGCGGAATTGAAAATCCATTTAGGGATACCTTTCATATGAGttggattttcttttttccacattttcttCAATTTTACTGCGTTGTGGTGCCTATAATGAAGTATAAAATACAGTTCAAACAATACTTGAAACTATTTTCTTATCGTTATCGCGTAAATTCAAAGAATACTTACATTTTCACTTCTTTTATTTCGCCGTTTCTTTGGTGAATTTCCCGAATACCTTTTATTCGTATTGTTTTTGGCTTAGCAATAGTTTTGGTTCGCCGATTTAATAGTTTGCCATTTAGAAGTTTATGAATTTGTTCCATTCTacaccaaacaaaaatgaaagctatttttaaaattatgtaCAATATACAAATACCTTTCCTCTTGAGATTTTTTAAAAGCATAGAAATCATGATATAAAGCCATCTTTAATTGCTGAATTGCGTCTACAATTGGCTGGAGATTATTTGATACATCACTCCCCAAATTAGTTATTAAGGATGGGGTAGAAGAACGGGATGTTGCTGAATTATTTGCGGTGGGTGTTGTTAAGGTAGCAGCGGTGTTCTGTGTTGGTGACGTGGTTTTTGGGCTTTGTGTTGTAGAAATAAGTGTATTGTGTTTGGTTgaaaaaattgtgttttgtgttgtGAATTGTGTAGTATTCTGAATACTTCCATCCAACAATACGTTGTACATCCTTTCAAAATCATCGAATAGCTTTAACAATTTTTCCATCGTCAACTCGGTAATATATTCACTGGGCTTAACTGTTGTGAAAAGAAGTATTTCCAGCTCGGCTGAATCGCCGTTGCCTGAATCAATATGGCCCGCGACGATTTGCTTTAATACCTCTCTTACTCTAGATAAAAGTTGTGGCGAAAGTTTTCCATCCGACTTGTCGGCTACAGTTTTCAGAATTTtacgtaatatttttaaatgttctaCTATGCTTTTGATTTCGTCTTTATAAGAACTAAGGGTTTTTGTCGTCGTAGAACTCTCTGTTGTTGATGGCGTTGTTGAAGGTTGAACATGGGAGGCCGTGTTTCCtgttgttggttggttgttgttggtcATTGTTGTTGGATTGTTGAATATAATTGAAGAGCTCTCTGCAGTGAACTTTGTACtcctgtttatattttcgccATCGTTAAATTGCGAAGACGAGCTTTCTGTTGTTGAAGGGTAAGAAATAGTAGATTGGGAATCAGTGATCATAATTAATGCTTTGGTGGTTGTAGTAAAATGAGAAGAAATGTTCTCTGCTGCGAACTGAGAAGTATCTGTTATTTGTGTATAATTTGAATCAATAGCCATACTCTCTGTTTTTGAAAAAGTTGGTGGGACATTAGTGGTCGTTTGTGTTGGAGTGTTGTTAACTGAATTATAAAATGAGCTCTTTGTAGTTAAATGGGGTGTACTCTTTATATCATTCTTATTATTTAGAAAATCAATCAGGTCTAAAAGTctgctaattaaattttttagaaTTTTAGTTTCAGCATAATTTTGTTGGTCTTTAAAGTCATATGTGCTTGCAGTTAGATAGGTAGTGTTTTCTGTTTTAGAATGCGTTGTACTAAGCAGAAAACTGGTGCTCTCTGTTGGCGAATGGTTAGAAGTAGTTGATTGGGAGGTAGTCGTCGATGATGTCGACTTGTAACTGTCGGCTGTAACTGGGGGGAAAGATCTTTCCGTTAAGGAATGTGTCCTGTCGTTTGGGTGAGAACTGTTGCTGTCTCCTGTTGAATGGGTAGtacttataatattttttttgccacatAATTGATTGATCAGTCCATTAAGTTCTTTAATCCAATTTTCCAAAATCTTAAATTTATAGCaaaaattttgatttgtgaCTTGATAGTCGTTTGTTGTTGGATAGGAAGGTGTACTCTCTGTTGTAGCAAGATTGAATGGAGTTGATTGGGAACAGGTAGTCATTGTAGTGGTAGTTGTAGTCGTTGTCTGGAAAATAGTGATCTCCTTAGGTAAATTGGTAGTTCTTTTATCACTTGGTTTCTTATTTAGTTGACTGATCAGCACTTCTAGACCTTTAATCAATCTAAACATGTCTTTAATTTTACTGTCCATTTTGTCGATTATTAGATTTCTGACTTCATAGGTGTTGGTAGTTGAATGGGAGGTAGTGCCCTCGGCTGTCGAATAATAGGTTGTATTCGGATGAGTATTGGTGCTATATGTTCTGTTATAAGTAGTACttgaatatttttctttatcaaTGATTTGAAAAAGCATTTGCCTTAGTCCCTTAATAAAATGCTCTATAATAATAATTCGATTGGTACTTTCGTTAACAGTAGGATGTGTTGTTTCAGATGTGATTGATGTTAGATAGAAAGTTGTGGTTGCATAAGTAATAGTAGTTGGCTGGAAACTACTAATCTCTGTTGCTGTGACATTTGTCTTATCGCTTAACAGAATTATCAGTTCCCTTAGGTTTTTTATCAAATTCTCCATGACCGCATTTACACTGGCACTGTTGTCTACATTTTGATTTGTAATTTGAATAGCTTGGAAAAAGGAATCAATTAGTGATTTTTGAGTCTCTATCCACTGGCTCAATACTGTTCTGATACGTGTGCTCGTGCTATCTTCTTTCAGTTGTgttattgatttaaataacTGCAGAAGCATATTCTTTAAAAGCATAATGTCGCGGGGAGGGATATTTCTTTCTGTATGGAGACTATAATCAGAGTCTTTCAATACTTCGGTGATCGCATTCACGATcgaatttaataaattgcgCTGATTTTCCGCCCACTGGAGGATAAGTTTGGATGCTTTTTCGCGGATATTTTTTGGTCCTGCCTTATCCTGTCGAGATCGAGATCGATATTGTAGCTGTAATCCCttatataaatttttcataatttttaattcttgtttaTTAAAGTAAGATTCCGGTTTGTCAGGGTCTTGGAACGAATGCACATTCTGGGTTTGCGGAGCACgataattttgaaattgtgTTTTGAAATCCTGTACATTGTTTTctgaatttatattttgtattccTTGTGACTCTCCATCCTGCTTATACACGCCTTTATAACTTGCATATCTTTCTGGATGAAAGATGTTATTATATATGGGTGAATCGTGACTGCTTTCTAATTGTGAAGGATATTTTATATCGTCAAGATCCTCATTCGACAATGGAACAGGAAATTCCTGTAAAGATGTAAGTCGCTGCGGCGGATGTCCCTGAAGATTCCGAGGATCCTTATCTGAAGGGTACCTCTTTTGAATGAAATAATATCGATTCTTAAAAACCCGTGGATCTTGCTTATCATATCCAAATGGTTCTCTATGATGTATAAACATGCTTTTATGGCGATTTggagaaatatatttttttttgtttccatgATTCGATATATAATATCTTTCATTGTAATATGGATTCGAAAATGAATCCTTCTTGTGTTGTTCGTGCGTATATAAATTTCGCGTATCATTCTCACTTAACTGAAAAGGaacttattaaattataatttccatttgcacATGTTTTCTTACGCTtgctttaattatttttataaaaacacaTAACAACAATATTTGTACAAAGGAAAAGTacattgtttaaatttctacAGCAATTGAGTAAACAAAACCTTATATTTCTGAGAGTATACAGGGCATACAAAACATGGAccattaataatttaatttatattaattttccaCCGATTTTCCGCTccaaaattttatttacatatacataactGTAAAGTCAATTGGTTAAGATAGTAGTAGGATAGTTGTTAGCATTTCAAGAGGGTTGTTtaagttataaatattaaatattcttAACTCCAAATACAaagctataaataaaatacacttACCTTTTTGAAAGCCacaaaaagttcaaaaatatgtaaatattcgTCGACGATTAgttcatttattttactaaggaaatttaaaatgtttatcgtttcttatttttagTGGACATGTCATATACATTGTGTATACGTgtcaaaatttaataaaatatgattaaaAGAGTCTATAACTCATAGAGATGAACATTAACTTGATGATGAACTTGAAGCAAATCCACGTATACCATTATTACTAGATTTTGTTAtgtcatatttttatacatgGTACAACGTTTAAACACTCCAAAAAATAAAGGTTGTATTAGTAATTCagtttgtttaaaaaattacatttaatagttaactgttttcatttcatttttccatTCAGCTTAGCCTCTTAGCTCACCTTTAAaaacttcttcttcttttgatttcatttcctTGAAAATaatcttaatttaaattgtcTTCGTCATAATAttacatattttgttttagGTTTCTAGGCATAAATTCATAAAGTTCATAAATTGTTTCCACATTCGAAATACGATAAAAAGGCAATTAGGTTTTGTTattcatttatggttttgtTTCCCCTTCCATCTTCTGTATAAATCTTGTTAAAGATATTTTAGTTAGTTTAAGGCCTGAAGAGTGCTGTAAATAATAGATGGGGTTTTCGAACTCAGTAATAAATAAGTATTGCATACTTTACAGGTGGTCCTATGCTGAATTTGCCgttttcaaaacattatatTCAATAAAGTACACTTTACAAAATTGTACGAAAACATacgaaaaatgtttgccacattaacattaaatattatctGTTCTAAACCGTTTAAGGCTGCGttcaaaaacgaaaaccatAGTTATTCTATTCGGCCTTGAGAAATGGCGAATATTCCTAACAAAAGGtagtgttttgtgttttttttagctttttaatCTTGGGCGtgtattataatatttatacgtttttattgttgtaaAAAATCAACTAAGttttataaaattacaaaaataattgttattcgAATTATTTTTGTTCGCATTTTCTATCATTTgctaatttattcatttaatatttggcATTTGTTGCACCATATTAATGTATCAAAATAGTCATTAAAACGTGGGTATTTTTCTATAGACGTTAGGTATGtattgtatataaaaaaacattgCATTCATTAAGATTCTAAGAAACTGTTGTGGGAGCAGCTGGGAACAAGGTAACTCATCGTGTGAAATCGTTGGTCTTCAAGTTGTCCCCTCTTATTACAGCAGCCTCCATCATTCgctacatttttaaaatatggtAACACCCCGTTTCAAAATTTTTGGCGCAGTTTGTAAGTCtaaaagtttaaattgttCTTGCTTATAGTGGTTTTAGTACCGAAGATTGTgccagtttttgtttgttttgcgttgTTGTTAAACATTCGACAAAGTATTGGACTACGGCATGGTTTACAATCTatagaaaaccaaaaatatatttatatatatgtataaataacaAACCGATCGTAGTCGCGTATAGTACATAATAGTTTTATAATGTATAGTTTTTGTGCATTATACCTAACGCATAAAGGTGTACGTCAGGTGAAACACTAAAATTATGGTCAGCGGCATCAGCTGAAGCGTCAAACCCAGCCGCGAGGCATTGCCGCAATAGGTGTACAGTTCCTCCTAAATAAGAAAggaaacaaaatatttaaaaatcttcTTAATTAAATGATCTCACTTTAATCATAAGACAAAACTTAGAGCGATTTGAGGGAGTTAGAGCGACCGTGGCAATCTTGTACACAAACTTTAGCTGCGTCGGAGTCTTTAGAGTCTGTACGTTTAATCTTTCCAGTTCTTATAGTTCTCTTATAGTTCTCTTATATGGTTCTCTTATAGTTCTCTTATATGGACAAACAGACTGACGGACATGGCCTTTACAAACTTATTaaggaatctagtataccataTAAAAATACTTACATCTTCGTGTACCGTATAACACTCCTCGATGCGCCGCCGTTCGTAGAAGCTCATGTTGAGCTTATAGCAGGGGAATTCTTTATCGTATTCCACCCGCTGGGGTTCAGTGGTCAGTCGAACGCTACGCGACGGCATCAGGACATtgaccaccaccagcaccagaTTGGAGTTCGGGATCTTCTTAACCAAGAAGGGTCGAGTAGAGGGCGCTTCCACAAAGTCATTGATGCCCACAAGAGCAGATGGCTGCAGTGCATACAGAGTGGAGCGCTTGTCACACGCCTTATAGATgggatcgggttcgggttcaTCGAACATGGCGTTTTCGTCGTCACTATCATCTTTTGGCTTAGAAGCCGAAGCCTTTCCTCCATCACCCACGGCTACGTACTCGTCTTCAATCTCATCTGTATATTCCATAACTGAAAGAAGGATCAATTGAGATTATAGGATATACGGACTTTCGTTCTGCATGTTTTCGAGACAATCTGCTACTTACATGGCGCTCCATCGGCCCACCATTGAATTCTCTGGTATTGAAAAAAGAGTCGGCCCACTAACCACTTCCAGCCAAAACTTAACAATCGAAGGGGCTGGAGtaggaaaaaaatatatgatatttaatgttttttatatgaTTAAACTCAAATTTCTATGACTTACATGTAGCAAGCCGTTTCCATCGCTACCCGCCTTTGGCTCCTCCTTGCATTGCTCCTGGTAATCGTAGACCTCTATGCTGAGGAAGATGCCCCTTTCCACCATCGCAGTCATAACATCGCCGTGGAACTCGCCAAAGAACTTGCCAGTGGTGTTGATATTCTGTCCAATCACGATGTACGCATTATTGTCAATTACCACGCAATCCACGTCGTCATCAGTGCAGATGGGCAAGCAATGGTTGCACTATAAGTTCAACAGAACATTAAGTAATTTGATATGAAGATTTAATGTTTATCGACTAACATGATCCTCTGCTGTGATGCTGAAGAAGCGCTCCCACATCCGGGCGTGGGAGAACTGGAAGCCCACTACGCAGGCGGGAGCTTCCTTGCCACCATCCCTCGGAAAGATCGCATGCGAGGCGGTGACCTTGACCTCGCTGTCCTCCATTGGATCATCGTAGTACTTCACCGAGTAGACGAAGCTCTCCGATCGGTCCTCGTGGTGCTGCAGGATAGCACTCTTGTACCAGGTCTCATCGATGGCCGTGGTGTGGTAGTCCCCGAATTCCCGATCCGTGTCCACCTCAACCTCTCCGAAAATAAACTGCCAGCGGGTTAGGCCACTCATGGTGGCCACAAATCGCAGATCAGCACCGAAACGCTCTATCAACTGCCGTTCATCATCGCTCTCAAACCGCCAAACCCCGTAGCTGGAGTTCGTTACCTTGGCGTCGAAAATAAGCAGGTTTACTAGCTCCTTGTTGCAATAGTAGGCATTATCACCTAGCGTTTTGCGGCCACAGTTCACTGCAATTAAAAGCCATTTGTTTATGTCAGTAATATATTTCCTAATAATGGAGAAATGTGTTCGTCTTTGGACTGAATAATACTAAGCATTGACTGCAGGTcgcacaaacaaaaatttccaACTATTTAGCATACTTACGATCATCTTTGTCGTCCCAGTCGGATTCATCCTCCGCATATTGCTCTGGCCACTTCCAATCGTATTGCATCATTTTGCCCAGAAACTCGCGTAACTCCGCCTCGGGCGTTTTAAACTCATGACCCTCCAAATAATGATATTTGCAATAAACCCTGTATATAATCAAATGtttaatgtattaatatttcttgGAAATTCAGGTTCACACCCACCAATCAGGATGAACTTTCCAGTTATCGCCGATGAAGAAATCCGGTATATTTATCTTCATGTGCTTATTTTTGTCAACCTCCTCGCCAACTTTGATCCAAGTTTTGCCATATTCGGTGGGCATAACGATGCCCAAGGTGAATGGGGTGTTGGGCAGGGGGGCAAAAAAGTAGTCCTGCTTCTCCTCGGAAACACGGCGCATCTTGTCATAGTGAAATTTGACGGATATGCTCTTGAACTCATTGGCTTCATGGCGCAC from Drosophila yakuba strain Tai18E2 chromosome 2L, Prin_Dyak_Tai18E2_2.1, whole genome shotgun sequence includes these protein-coding regions:
- the LOC26534545 gene encoding serine-rich adhesin for platelets isoform X1; this encodes MYFSFVQILLLCVFIKIIKASLSENDTRNLYTHEQHKKDSFSNPYYNERYYISNHGNKKKYISPNRHKSMFIHHREPFGYDKQDPRVFKNRYYFIQKRYPSDKDPRNLQGHPPQRLTSLQEFPVPLSNEDLDDIKYPSQLESSHDSPIYNNIFHPERYASYKGVYKQDGESQGIQNINSENNVQDFKTQFQNYRAPQTQNVHSFQDPDKPESYFNKQELKIMKNLYKGLQLQYRSRSRQDKAGPKNIREKASKLILQWAENQRNLLNSIVNAITEVLKDSDYSLHTERNIPPRDIMLLKNMLLQLFKSITQLKEDSTSTRIRTVLSQWIETQKSLIDSFFQAIQITNQNVDNSASVNAVMENLIKNLRELIILLSDKTNVTATEISSFQPTTITYATTTFYLTSITSETTHPTVNESTNRIIIIEHFIKGLRQMLFQIIDKEKYSSTTYNRTYSTNTHPNTTYYSTAEGTTSHSTTNTYEVRNLIIDKMDSKIKDMFRLIKGLEVLISQLNKKPSDKRTTNLPKEITIFQTTTTTTTTMTTCSQSTPFNLATTESTPSYPTTNDYQVTNQNFCYKFKILENWIKELNGLINQLCGKKNIISTTHSTGDSNSSHPNDRTHSLTERSFPPVTADSYKSTSSTTTSQSTTSNHSPTESTSFLLSTTHSKTENTTYLTASTYDFKDQQNYAETKILKNLISRLLDLIDFLNNKNDIKSTPHLTTKSSFYNSVNNTPTQTTTNVPPTFSKTESMAIDSNYTQITDTSQFAAENISSHFTTTTKALIMITDSQSTISYPSTTESSSSQFNDGENINRSTKFTAESSSIIFNNPTTMTNNNQPTTGNTASHVQPSTTPSTTESSTTTKTLSSYKDEIKSIVEHLKILRKILKTVADKSDGKLSPQLLSRVREVLKQIVAGHIDSGNGDSAELEILLFTTVKPSEYITELTMEKLLKLFDDFERMYNVLLDGSIQNTTQFTTQNTIFSTKHNTLISTTQSPKTTSPTQNTAATLTTPTANNSATSRSSTPSLITNLGSDVSNNLQPIVDAIQQLKMALYHDFYAFKKSQEERMEQIHKLLNGKLLNRRTKTIAKPKTIRIKGIREIHQRNGEIKEVKMHHNAVKLKKMWKKENPTHMKGIPKWIFNSASPRIKMVPHKLSAINVIGGSKHLLSKRKTTKKVLAIHDSFPKPLSIWPHKETYFKRTSLKPETKTIKSYRLPILDFFWE
- the LOC26534545 gene encoding serine-rich adhesin for platelets isoform X3, with the translated sequence MFIHHREPFGYDKQDPRVFKNRYYFIQKRYPSDKDPRNLQGHPPQRLTSLQEFPVPLSNEDLDDIKYPSQLESSHDSPIYNNIFHPERYASYKGVYKQDGESQGIQNINSENNVQDFKTQFQNYRAPQTQNVHSFQDPDKPESYFNKQELKIMKNLYKGLQLQYRSRSRQDKAGPKNIREKASKLILQWAENQRNLLNSIVNAITEVLKDSDYSLHTERNIPPRDIMLLKNMLLQLFKSITQLKEDSTSTRIRTVLSQWIETQKSLIDSFFQAIQITNQNVDNSASVNAVMENLIKNLRELIILLSDKTNVTATEISSFQPTTITYATTTFYLTSITSETTHPTVNESTNRIIIIEHFIKGLRQMLFQIIDKEKYSSTTYNRTYSTNTHPNTTYYSTAEGTTSHSTTNTYEVRNLIIDKMDSKIKDMFRLIKGLEVLISQLNKKPSDKRTTNLPKEITIFQTTTTTTTTMTTCSQSTPFNLATTESTPSYPTTNDYQVTNQNFCYKFKILENWIKELNGLINQLCGKKNIISTTHSTGDSNSSHPNDRTHSLTERSFPPVTADSYKSTSSTTTSQSTTSNHSPTESTSFLLSTTHSKTENTTYLTASTYDFKDQQNYAETKILKNLISRLLDLIDFLNNKNDIKSTPHLTTKSSFYNSVNNTPTQTTTNVPPTFSKTESMAIDSNYTQITDTSQFAAENISSHFTTTTKALIMITDSQSTISYPSTTESSSSQFNDGENINRSTKFTAESSSIIFNNPTTMTNNNQPTTGNTASHVQPSTTPSTTESSTTTKTLSSYKDEIKSIVEHLKILRKILKTVADKSDGKLSPQLLSRVREVLKQIVAGHIDSGNGDSAELEILLFTTVKPSEYITELTMEKLLKLFDDFERMYNVLLDGSIQNTTQFTTQNTIFSTKHNTLISTTQSPKTTSPTQNTAATLTTPTANNSATSRSSTPSLITNLGSDVSNNLQPIVDAIQQLKMALYHDFYAFKKSQEERMEQIHKLLNGKLLNRRTKTIAKPKTIRIKGIREIHQRNGEIKEVKMHHNAVKLKKMWKKENPTHMKGIPKWIFNSASPRIKMVPHKLSAINVIGGSKHLLSKRKTTKKVLAIHDSFPKPLSIWPHKETYFKRTSLKPETKTIKSYRLPILDFFWE
- the LOC26534545 gene encoding serine-rich adhesin for platelets isoform X2 produces the protein MYFSFVQILLLCVFIKIIKASLSENDTRNLYTHEQHKKDSFSNPYYNERYYISNHGNKKKYISPNRHKSMFIHHREPFGYDKQDPRVFKNRYYFIQKRYPSDKDPRNLQGHPPQRLTSLQEFPVPLSNEDLDDIKYPSQLESSHDSPIYNNIFHPERYASYKGVYKQDGESQGIQNINSENNVQDFKTQFQNYRAPQTQNVHSFQDPDKPESYFNKQELKIMKNLYKGLQLQYRSRSRQDKAGPKNIREKASKLILQWAENQRNLLNSIVNAITEVLKDSDYSLHTERNIPPRDIMLLKNMLLQLFKSITQLKEDSTSTRIRTVLSQWIETQKSLIDSFFQAIQITNQNVDNSASVNAVMENLIKNLRELIILLSDKTNVTATEISSFQPTTITYATTTFYLTSITSETTHPTVNESTNRIIIIEHFIKGLRQMLFQIIDKEKYSSTTYNRTYSTNTHPNTTYYSTAEGTTSHSTTNTYEVRNLIIDKMDSKIKDMFRLIKGLEVLISQLNKKPSDKRTTNLPKEITIFQTTTTTTTTMTTCSQSTPFNLATTESTPSYPTTNDYQVTNQNFCYKFKILENWIKELNGLINQLCGKKNIISTTHSTGDSNSSHPNDRTHSLTERSFPPVTADSYKSTSSTTTSQSTTSNHSPTESTSFLLSTTHSKTENTTYLTASTYDFKDQQNYAETKILKNLISRLLDLIDFLNNKNDIKSTPHLTTKSSFYNSVNNTPTQTTTNVPPTFSKTESMAIDSNYTQITDTSQFAAENISSHFTTTTKALIMITDSQSTISYPSTTESSSSQFNDGENINRSTKFTAESSSIIFNNPTTMTNNNQPTTGNTASHVQPSTTPSTTESSTTTKTLSSYKDEIKSIVEHLKILRKILKTVADKSDGKLSPQLLSRVREVLKQIVAGHIDSGNGDSAELEILLFTTVKPSEYITELTMEKLLKLFDDFERMYNVLLDGSIQNTTQFTTQNTIFSTKHNTLISTTQSPKTTSPTQNTAATLTTPTANNSATSRSSTPSLITNLGSDVSNNLQPIVDAIQQLKMALYHDFYAFKKSQEERMEQIHKLLNGKLLNRRTKTIAKPKTIRIKGIREIHQRNGEIKEVKMHHNAVKLKKMWKKENPTHMKGIPKWIFNSASPRIKMVPHKLSAINVIGGSKHLLSKRKTTKKVLAIHDSFPKPLSIWPHKQRNIF